From Solea senegalensis isolate Sse05_10M linkage group LG16, IFAPA_SoseM_1, whole genome shotgun sequence:
TGAGAAGCATCAAGCTCAAACTCTGTGTTTAGAATTGTAGTTTTGGacccatttttttatttttttttatttgtcctgcTCAGCCAAGATGGATTCTGACGCTGGCTCCACCTGCAGCCGCTCTTCATCCCCAGACCTGGTGGTGGACGACTCAGCTGGGAGCTTCTTCTCCAACAAGATGTTCCAGACATACTGCCATGAAAGCAGAGCAGACAGCGAGACCAGCCACGGAAGGATGGGGCGCTGCAGTGGCGAGGGTAAGACCAAGAGCAGGTCTGAACCCGGCAAGGACGAGGTGCAGGACCTGAGGCTGAAAGTCAACAGTCGTGAGAGGAAAAGGATGCACGATCTCAACCAGGCGATGGACGGCCTGAGAGAGGTCATGCCCTACGCTCATGGCCCATCCGTCCGCAAGCTGTCCAAAATCTCCACCTTGCTGTTGGCCCGCAACTACATCCTCATGCTGTCCAGCTCTttggaggagatgaagaagctGGTGGGTGACGTTTATGGTGGCAGCGCTGCGGTCCAGAGCCGCAGCGCTGCCCACCCAGCCTCACGCCCTTCAATCAACCCTACAACAACAGCCCATCTCCCTCTCCATCCACTGGCCCAGTCCCTGCACTCCCTGGTGGCCAGCACGCCTTCCACTCTGCAGCATCATCACTCATCTTCTCCTGCTTCAGCCGCAGCGCCACATTCCCCTCCTACTGCCAGCTTCCTGGGCTTTCATGGTCCAGTGCAGGGCCTCCTGAAGGACCCCCTCCACTTGACCAGCTCGTACAGGCACTTCCCTGGCATGCCTTGCCCCTGCTCACTCTGCCAGCCTTTGCCCACAACTACCTCCACATTGCACAGCCTGACTATGAACAAGTGAGGGGGGTCCCTCTACCAAGCAGTTCACAGAAAAGTGTTCAACAAACTGAAATATTGGCTTGTGCCATCCTTTGTACATATTGTCTATATCTCCTGCCTCCTGCCATGTTAACTGCTGCTATTTTCTCTCGATTTTCAGTTGTTTATATAGAAATATTGTAAATGCACATGGGATTTTATCACAAGAGCAAAGACTCTAATTTATCTGATATTTGtgatgatgagaaaaaaaatgtcagaaatggaACCAATTGTGCAGGATTTCTATTTTCCtaaattaaatctttttttaataataacaactctTGTTTGCCTTGTTATTTTCATGAATGTGAGTCTTTTACacatgtactcacacacacacgtactcaCACATCAGCTGTTTAAGAACCACACAGCAGCATCTACTTAACTAAACAGAAGGGGTTTTTATTGATGCTAAGAAAGACAAGGGAGCCATACAAAAACGGATGATTAGGAAAGGGTGTCATTGGTTGCTAACCAGCGTTGGACAGATGAACCTATTGAGATTAAAGGGGACAGAAGGGCGAGACAATACACCAGCAAAGAGGTTGAATGTGGCGCTCTTGAGCCAGGCGACCATCCATCTTCACCTCAACAGGGTGTAGGAGATGAAAGGACGACACAGGCGCCAGGAAGGCCCATCACTTTTGTCTGATGCAGACATAGCCATGTTCTTAGGTCCATGCCACACATTTGTCACTGTCTCATAACAACATGGACAGAGGCACACAAAAGGCAAATTTAAAGCAGAGGACACTCGAACAGAAGCTCCCGTTAAACCACACCAGATTCCTTTTTCCTTATTAATGAATATTTCCGATATCAGCGGCACATATTTCGAAATGTTGTTGCAAATTTGGTTgcatagttaaaaaaaatgaagttcCAGCTGACCACTTATACACAAACGCAGCTACTATACACACTGATTACCATGAACATGATTTAGTCAAACAAGCAGACAATGGCTGGCCTTCACTTAGCAACAAATCAAGCGT
This genomic window contains:
- the olig4 gene encoding oligodendrocyte transcription factor 4, which encodes MDSDAGSTCSRSSSPDLVVDDSAGSFFSNKMFQTYCHESRADSETSHGRMGRCSGEGKTKSRSEPGKDEVQDLRLKVNSRERKRMHDLNQAMDGLREVMPYAHGPSVRKLSKISTLLLARNYILMLSSSLEEMKKLVGDVYGGSAAVQSRSAAHPASRPSINPTTTAHLPLHPLAQSLHSLVASTPSTLQHHHSSSPASAAAPHSPPTASFLGFHGPVQGLLKDPLHLTSSYRHFPGMPCPCSLCQPLPTTTSTLHSLTMNK